One window from the genome of Rhodopirellula halodulae encodes:
- a CDS encoding TlpA disulfide reductase family protein: protein MKRFRLLPQTWTRRALLGAASAMLLAGSSAAQAEPTLTVGSKAPSLDIEHYIHEELGKFDPVTDFKEGNVYVVEFWATWCGPCIQSMPHLVELQEKYRDQGVQIVSISDEDLETVEGILDRDYPGKEGVTFKELTSAYTLTVDPDGSSTDDYMRAAQQNGIPAAFLVGKTGLIEWIGHPMRLDDPLEQVLEGTWDREAYKEEMARQQRLEEAMQKINRLAGQGKMDDAIKAIEKVMEEFEGLEDEASVSILEQLEQIKYSLRLDSGDLSDDVVNYFREQLKASKGDPQAIARFSYGLMSSIQQGSDVGALADETIAALKEETESAEAQLQPLMYVLQAQMNASLGRFDEAISAQEKAVEKSEGRQKERMEEGLADLKELADQEKGEEDDTDAPEEGE from the coding sequence ATGAAACGTTTCCGATTGCTGCCACAAACGTGGACCCGTCGAGCCCTGTTGGGTGCCGCTAGTGCCATGTTGTTGGCCGGCAGTTCCGCCGCTCAAGCCGAGCCAACCTTGACGGTGGGATCGAAAGCACCCTCGCTGGACATCGAACACTACATCCACGAGGAGTTGGGCAAGTTTGATCCGGTGACGGATTTCAAAGAAGGCAATGTTTACGTGGTCGAGTTTTGGGCGACTTGGTGTGGGCCCTGTATCCAAAGCATGCCACACTTGGTGGAGTTGCAGGAAAAGTATCGCGATCAAGGCGTCCAGATTGTCAGCATCTCGGACGAGGATCTGGAAACCGTCGAAGGCATCTTGGACCGTGACTATCCCGGCAAAGAAGGCGTGACGTTCAAGGAGCTGACCTCGGCGTACACGTTGACCGTCGATCCAGACGGTTCGTCCACCGACGATTACATGCGTGCCGCCCAACAAAACGGGATCCCCGCCGCGTTCTTGGTTGGCAAGACCGGACTGATCGAATGGATTGGTCACCCCATGCGATTGGATGATCCCTTGGAGCAGGTTTTGGAAGGAACGTGGGATCGCGAAGCGTACAAAGAAGAGATGGCTCGCCAGCAACGTCTGGAAGAAGCCATGCAGAAAATCAATCGCTTGGCTGGTCAAGGCAAGATGGACGACGCCATCAAAGCCATCGAAAAAGTGATGGAAGAATTTGAAGGTTTGGAAGACGAAGCCAGCGTTTCCATCCTGGAGCAGTTGGAACAAATCAAATACAGCTTGCGATTGGATTCCGGTGATTTGTCGGACGACGTCGTGAACTACTTCCGCGAGCAATTGAAAGCCTCCAAGGGAGATCCTCAAGCGATCGCACGGTTCAGCTACGGGTTGATGTCATCGATCCAACAAGGTTCGGATGTCGGAGCCTTGGCTGACGAAACCATCGCGGCACTGAAGGAAGAAACAGAAAGTGCCGAGGCGCAACTGCAGCCACTGATGTATGTCTTGCAGGCTCAAATGAACGCTTCGCTGGGACGTTTTGATGAAGCCATCTCGGCTCAAGAAAAGGCGGTGGAGAAATCTGAGGGCCGTCAGAAAGAGCGTATGGAAGAAGGTTTGGCGGACTTGAAAGAGTTGGCCGATCAAGAAAAGGGTGAAGAAGACGACACTGACGCACCGGAAGAAGGTGAGTGA
- a CDS encoding sugar ABC transporter ATP-binding protein → MSRSDSNSPGQPSVLRLSGISKRFGSTQALSDVSMEVDGGQAVAVIGENGAGKSTLMKVLAGIVSPDQGTMHLAGKELTWSGPRDAIQAGIALIHQELNLHDNLSVAENLFLGREPSRLGLLDRAELHRQTEIWLQRVGLSVSPDAPVGPLPIASKQLIEIARALSTNARVVIMDEPTSSLSEEESLRLFELIERLRADGVAILYISHRLHEIVRLADRVEVLRDGEHVQTLTKDEINHDAMVRAMVGRDLARRSVADRNATEEHPEPRLVVTGLRVGSREAPPVDVQVRGGEVVALVGLVGAGRTEIVETIFGVRDGFGGTIEVDGRPLRGNVREAIDAGVALVPEDRKRTGLLIESSVGDNATLVSMVREGMFRKRKQERATAADLIQRLRVKTASQEIEIASLSGGNQQKVAFAKWLAGDVKVLMLDEPTRGVDIGAKSEIYEVIDELAGQGIAVLVVSSEMEEVFAIADRVVVIADGRVAGEIPRSELTEEAIMQMAVFKAE, encoded by the coding sequence GTGAGTCGTTCGGATTCGAATTCTCCCGGACAACCCTCTGTTCTGCGGTTGTCCGGGATCAGTAAACGCTTTGGTTCCACCCAGGCTCTGTCGGATGTTTCGATGGAGGTGGATGGTGGCCAAGCCGTCGCAGTGATCGGTGAGAACGGCGCGGGCAAGAGCACTTTGATGAAGGTGCTGGCCGGAATCGTTTCGCCGGATCAAGGCACAATGCACTTGGCGGGGAAAGAACTGACTTGGTCGGGCCCCCGCGACGCGATTCAAGCGGGAATCGCACTGATTCACCAAGAGTTGAATCTTCACGACAATCTCAGTGTCGCGGAAAACCTGTTTCTCGGTCGAGAACCCTCGCGGCTTGGTTTGCTGGATCGGGCTGAGTTGCACCGCCAAACTGAAATCTGGTTGCAACGCGTGGGGCTGTCGGTGTCGCCCGATGCTCCGGTGGGACCTTTGCCCATCGCATCCAAGCAGTTGATTGAAATCGCACGGGCACTCTCGACCAACGCTCGCGTCGTGATCATGGACGAGCCGACCAGTAGTCTCAGTGAAGAAGAATCACTTCGCTTGTTTGAATTGATCGAACGTCTGCGTGCCGATGGCGTTGCGATACTTTATATCTCCCATCGGTTGCACGAGATCGTTCGTTTGGCGGATCGGGTCGAGGTGCTGCGAGATGGCGAGCATGTTCAGACCCTAACAAAAGACGAGATCAATCACGACGCCATGGTGCGTGCCATGGTGGGCCGAGATTTGGCCAGGCGTTCCGTTGCCGACAGAAACGCCACGGAAGAACACCCTGAACCGCGTTTGGTTGTAACCGGTTTGCGAGTCGGATCCAGGGAGGCACCTCCCGTGGACGTTCAGGTGCGTGGCGGTGAAGTGGTGGCGTTGGTTGGATTGGTTGGTGCCGGTCGGACGGAGATTGTGGAAACGATCTTTGGCGTGCGTGACGGTTTCGGTGGAACCATTGAAGTGGACGGGCGGCCTTTGCGGGGTAATGTTCGCGAAGCGATTGACGCGGGAGTGGCGTTGGTTCCGGAGGACCGCAAACGGACAGGTTTGTTGATCGAATCCAGCGTGGGAGACAACGCGACGTTGGTTTCGATGGTTCGCGAAGGGATGTTTCGAAAACGAAAGCAGGAACGAGCCACGGCAGCGGATTTGATCCAGCGCTTGCGAGTGAAAACGGCTTCGCAAGAAATTGAGATCGCGTCGTTGTCAGGCGGAAACCAGCAAAAGGTGGCTTTCGCCAAGTGGTTGGCTGGCGATGTGAAGGTTTTGATGCTCGATGAACCAACACGGGGAGTCGATATTGGTGCAAAATCGGAAATCTATGAAGTGATCGACGAATTGGCTGGTCAGGGGATCGCCGTTCTCGTGGTCAGCAGCGAGATGGAAGAGGTCTTCGCGATTGCTGATCGAGTCGTCGTGATCGCGGATGGTCGCGTCGCGGGTGAAATCCCCCGATCCGAATTGACCGAAGAAGCCATCATGCAGATGGCGGTATTCAAAGCGGAATGA
- a CDS encoding ABC transporter permease: MRGKNFGIFALLIAIVFIATWLEGNFVAAANLKTLIRDTSLYGLISIGVAMVIITGGIDLSIGSLIALCGVMMVQVIDVRYEREDAVAKVVEIERPDEGDTRVRLDSKLPPVRAGDRFAFAGAFSESKAYLSGEVTEGDLVWLTTGNPVRSLQIGAEISMERIQYLNPLLACALVLLAGGLIGALHGVLVTKAHLQPFVVTLCGLLVYRGLARVWTGDDQVGLGSALADFKSTVTGNVFEFPLPFVAKLSGASESWADWTWIPFPFTGVLLILVAFVAYVFLQHSVAGRHLLAVGENEEAARFSGIRTERLTVMAYVVSGLLAALGGILFLLEWNSVQPGSSGNFYELYAIAAAVLGGCSLRGGRGAVFGVIAGAAVMRCLYKAIVVLGIEQQWEMVIIGGALLASVLFDEVWRRYQLWKSARSASPA, encoded by the coding sequence ATGCGTGGCAAGAATTTTGGCATCTTCGCGTTGTTGATCGCGATTGTTTTCATCGCGACTTGGCTGGAGGGCAATTTTGTCGCGGCTGCGAACCTGAAAACCTTGATTCGAGACACCAGTCTGTACGGATTGATCTCGATCGGTGTTGCGATGGTCATCATCACGGGCGGCATCGATTTGTCGATCGGATCCCTGATCGCACTGTGTGGCGTGATGATGGTTCAGGTCATCGACGTCCGCTACGAGCGCGAGGACGCCGTTGCAAAGGTGGTCGAAATTGAACGACCGGACGAGGGCGACACCCGTGTTCGACTGGATTCCAAACTGCCGCCGGTCCGAGCCGGTGACCGGTTCGCATTCGCGGGGGCCTTCAGCGAATCCAAGGCTTACCTAAGTGGCGAAGTGACCGAAGGCGACTTAGTTTGGCTGACCACCGGCAATCCGGTTCGATCGTTGCAAATCGGCGCCGAGATTTCGATGGAACGAATTCAATACTTGAATCCGTTGTTGGCGTGTGCCTTGGTTTTGTTGGCCGGTGGTTTGATTGGGGCATTGCACGGTGTGCTGGTGACCAAGGCTCACCTGCAACCGTTTGTGGTCACGTTGTGTGGGTTGTTGGTTTACCGAGGTCTAGCTCGCGTTTGGACTGGCGACGATCAAGTCGGCTTGGGCAGCGCGCTCGCTGATTTCAAGTCCACCGTGACCGGCAACGTGTTTGAGTTCCCATTGCCCTTTGTGGCCAAGTTATCGGGGGCTTCCGAATCATGGGCCGATTGGACTTGGATTCCGTTTCCCTTCACCGGCGTGTTGCTGATTCTGGTCGCATTTGTCGCCTACGTGTTTTTGCAACACAGCGTCGCGGGGCGGCATTTGTTGGCCGTGGGGGAAAACGAGGAAGCCGCTCGGTTCAGCGGGATTCGCACGGAACGGTTGACGGTGATGGCCTACGTTGTCAGCGGGTTGCTCGCGGCGCTCGGAGGCATTTTGTTTCTGCTGGAATGGAACTCCGTTCAGCCGGGTTCCAGTGGCAACTTCTACGAGCTGTATGCCATCGCGGCGGCGGTGCTGGGAGGTTGCTCGCTACGCGGTGGACGCGGCGCGGTGTTTGGCGTCATCGCGGGAGCCGCGGTGATGCGTTGCCTTTACAAAGCCATCGTGGTGCTCGGGATCGAGCAGCAATGGGAAATGGTGATCATCGGTGGAGCGTTGCTTGCCAGTGTGCTCTTCGATGAAGTCTGGCGACGTTATCAACTTTGGAAATCAGCCCGCTCCGCATCGCCGGCATAG
- a CDS encoding S1C family serine protease, whose amino-acid sequence MPNADQIDVARERLFDELAEEFEHFDRLGNLVRRVSHLVKPSVIHIEAHKTQGTGASAESFDEAGSGVVLDVAGESWVLTNRHVIKGAAANQIVMRTSDGRRWVPETIRMDPNTDVAVMKLAPSVAGVQSAERDSIRRGSTPLTKMPPAARLADSNQVQIGDFVIAIGSPFGLSHSVTFGILSAKGRRDLSLGEERIDLQDFFQTDAAINPGNSGGPLLNLRGEVIALNTAIASSSGGSEGIGFAIPINMAARVAEELIVHGRLRRGYLGVTLDPNFAAADLSPSSGIYASMKITPDFDSTSGLQDEVKLGGARVKDIRPGSPAEKAHLQRGDIILQFDSIDVEDDDHLVALAGMAQPGERPISMVILRDGKRYRTEVTLTFQP is encoded by the coding sequence ATGCCAAACGCCGATCAAATCGACGTGGCTCGCGAACGTCTGTTCGATGAACTCGCCGAAGAGTTCGAGCACTTTGACCGCTTGGGGAACCTCGTTCGTCGAGTGAGCCACTTGGTCAAACCAAGCGTGATCCACATCGAGGCTCACAAAACGCAAGGCACCGGAGCGAGTGCGGAATCGTTTGATGAAGCCGGCAGTGGTGTGGTGTTGGACGTCGCGGGCGAATCTTGGGTGCTGACCAACCGGCACGTCATCAAAGGTGCCGCCGCAAACCAAATTGTGATGCGGACTAGCGACGGACGACGTTGGGTTCCTGAAACGATTCGCATGGACCCCAACACCGACGTGGCGGTGATGAAGCTCGCACCTTCGGTCGCGGGTGTTCAATCGGCGGAACGTGATTCCATTCGACGTGGGTCCACCCCGCTGACCAAGATGCCGCCGGCGGCTCGACTGGCCGACAGCAATCAGGTGCAGATTGGGGACTTCGTGATTGCGATCGGCAGCCCCTTCGGGCTCAGTCATTCGGTCACCTTTGGCATCCTCAGCGCCAAAGGACGTCGAGACCTTTCGCTTGGCGAAGAACGCATCGATCTGCAAGATTTCTTTCAAACCGACGCGGCCATCAATCCGGGCAACAGCGGCGGACCGTTGCTGAACCTTCGCGGTGAAGTGATCGCTCTCAACACGGCGATCGCCAGCAGCAGTGGCGGCAGCGAAGGCATCGGATTTGCCATCCCGATCAACATGGCCGCACGTGTCGCGGAGGAGTTGATCGTGCACGGCCGCTTGCGTCGCGGTTACCTCGGCGTGACGTTGGATCCGAACTTTGCCGCAGCGGACTTGTCACCTTCGTCGGGCATTTACGCGTCGATGAAGATCACTCCCGACTTCGACTCCACCAGCGGACTGCAAGACGAAGTCAAACTCGGCGGAGCACGAGTCAAAGACATCCGCCCGGGATCACCAGCGGAAAAAGCTCACCTGCAACGCGGCGACATCATTTTGCAGTTCGATTCCATCGACGTCGAAGACGATGACCACTTGGTTGCGTTGGCGGGCATGGCACAACCTGGTGAACGTCCGATCTCAATGGTCATCCTTCGCGACGGCAAACGGTACCGCACGGAAGTCACGCTGACGTTCCAGCCCTGA
- a CDS encoding cadherin domain-containing protein, with translation MKRTSWKARPSKTPTGSKEAKRRRAKPRHRRSRLETLENRHLLAAISGEVFVDTNHDGTQQAGEMGAANVRVYLDENVNGLLDEGEDSVLTDSAGVFSFSQLPAGDYHVRVQPDAGLVQTAPQRSFGLLETVTQDSGQTVRASQAFQFGSETLGDERLVELLGQPIVSRLDGIARIHDGDLLAVDTRANEVFRINPSNGEITRLGNTNVDITGGLAYDAVTDSVFTLVRGGGDNTLRRLGRLDVNTAQVTLVGGGRSGIASVADITFDPVNRRVLGFDDTDDEFFAFDLFGNGRTLSFASPAVDTFTMSLAGPELTASLDANATYVTMFDADDTDLVSTLLVDVDTGLVMDSFRVDGPIRPVALTRPTTGNNSEFVSVTEFQSIANLQFGIASDVTGFRVRPSNPESGVGALGQAGLTVVGGAIGGDVIEVTLNRRPDSDVVLNLEVAAPGGSNPGVTLEVTQLVFTPEDWSEVRRVTVSPDDVNPVNVITNINLEISVDQDLSDAEWTSLPLREVSVRVLPPVLSVELNQPVINELLLDDEFANNLNVMNDQYIEFRGTPNERLPDGTYFVVISEDRFSAGTVETIIDLSGLTFGSNGFLVLLQEGNTYEAAFGSRVLESDAEGFLGLPGDIYTDLNDDGSLQRTFDNFGYFLIQSDVPPALGDDIDTDDDQRADEGGLLSTWNVLDAVSIQDYVFGDNFAYAPILFAENISSVAQNYVLPPGGVVVESDGHGYVGRLGDSIGSSPEDWVFGSPVDAANGSSIEFESGGKFELLASSVSQPALADRLLNHIGESNFVGGVRGQILLAPSSGAIADGAPPDLRLPGQGITVFADTNDNDRLDDLTFVVEPDAVVPPFDPLDPTTQDLTYILTNEYPGVTITSTSGNFFSNTPIIAERQYLSGRLSGNRVFSDGGFQQFTDFNRLRFDFYRPVKSVSIDALGSAFTSLVSYGRLDAFNANGDLIATAVSGVLVNGRRETVTVSVASDEIARVEAYSDTTIAGGTSFGAFDRLTYTQSEASAQTDQDGIYELRSLFEGDYDLRVQAGTGATALLGTVEHPFSVSRFENYVFEDVFRVNTLPRTTDQVILVDENLPVGTVIDVQQADDADQPEDGGIPLLYEIIGGNSQGLAVNSETGDLTVTEDADLNFEAEPNRIITMRITDAVGAKTTNRITISLRDINEPPVVQDTPLMVTEDIPAGSAIGRIKAFDPDIAFNQTLSYELVGGEAQNDFSVDSVTGVVTLLNADSLDFENNTQRTLLVRVSDDAAIPADVIVSQTILVQNENDRPGLMQTDFTLPENSTGELFRLAVNDPDEGQSHFFEVVGGSAANFVRVTQDGAVRLLPGQRLDFESTPTMSLLVRVSDNGSPPLAQTESVQIQLIGVNEIPQLSPSVIQFAEGAGVTGDRLLTLVDPEQRPEDHTLELIDGPSNDLFEFVAGTGTDAGTGVLRLAPEAELDFEAQSTHELTFRITDTVDGDLDPVTQTLTVEVINRNEAPTIATGRVVVSEIPYPNGAPASSSQWVIVGRIEVADADGDLVTTQLVGGTEFSNFELDPNSRLLRVRPNAEFDADDPNAPPRTLVIRADDGSTSTDRTITVDVNNVNEPPVFDANLASATFQDRSLVSGQYVELQLPENLVSDPENGQFSIRVFGPSGTLPSWLKYDLETQTLRGTPTPKDAGVYSLTARALEFGPRPLASDVQFNYTVELGNSPYQNQRNRYDVDMNQSVAPLDALRIINYLERKGPGPADPNSPDAFPGFMDVSGNGEITSLDALLVINEINRLTSENSAQAESIVTAAVDDFLNEEENREEAVDDFFATQLDGPSLF, from the coding sequence ATGAAACGCACCTCTTGGAAAGCTCGGCCGTCAAAAACACCCACCGGATCCAAGGAGGCAAAGCGACGCCGTGCGAAGCCGCGGCATCGTCGAAGCAGGTTGGAGACGTTGGAAAATCGTCATCTGTTGGCGGCGATCAGTGGGGAAGTGTTCGTTGACACCAATCACGACGGAACTCAACAGGCGGGCGAGATGGGAGCCGCCAACGTTCGCGTTTACCTTGACGAGAACGTCAATGGTTTGCTGGATGAGGGCGAGGATTCGGTCCTGACGGATTCGGCGGGTGTGTTTTCGTTCTCGCAGTTGCCGGCCGGTGACTATCACGTCCGCGTGCAACCCGACGCGGGACTGGTTCAAACGGCTCCGCAGCGATCGTTCGGCTTGCTGGAAACGGTCACTCAAGATTCCGGGCAAACTGTTCGCGCATCTCAAGCGTTTCAGTTTGGATCGGAGACGCTCGGCGATGAACGATTGGTCGAGTTGCTGGGACAACCGATCGTCAGTCGATTGGATGGGATCGCCCGCATCCATGATGGTGACTTGTTAGCGGTTGATACGCGGGCCAACGAAGTGTTTCGTATCAACCCGAGCAATGGTGAAATCACTCGCTTGGGCAATACCAATGTCGACATCACCGGCGGGCTGGCCTACGACGCCGTGACCGACAGTGTGTTCACTCTGGTGCGTGGTGGCGGTGACAACACGCTGCGTCGGTTGGGACGTTTGGATGTCAACACGGCCCAGGTCACCTTGGTTGGCGGCGGACGTTCGGGCATCGCGTCGGTGGCGGACATCACCTTTGATCCGGTGAACCGTCGTGTATTGGGATTTGACGACACGGACGATGAGTTCTTTGCGTTTGATTTGTTTGGAAACGGTCGCACCCTGTCGTTCGCGTCTCCAGCAGTCGATACGTTCACCATGAGTTTGGCTGGCCCCGAGCTCACCGCGTCACTGGATGCCAACGCGACTTACGTCACGATGTTTGATGCCGACGACACGGATCTGGTGTCGACGTTGCTGGTGGATGTGGATACCGGGCTGGTCATGGATTCGTTCCGTGTGGACGGACCGATCCGACCGGTTGCGTTGACGCGTCCAACCACCGGAAACAACTCTGAGTTCGTTTCCGTGACAGAGTTCCAATCCATTGCGAATTTGCAATTCGGCATCGCTTCGGATGTGACCGGATTTCGCGTTCGTCCCAGCAATCCTGAGTCCGGCGTGGGAGCCTTGGGGCAGGCTGGATTGACCGTGGTCGGTGGGGCGATCGGCGGTGACGTGATCGAAGTCACCCTGAACCGGCGCCCAGATTCGGATGTGGTGTTGAACCTGGAAGTCGCCGCACCCGGCGGAAGCAATCCCGGAGTCACGCTGGAAGTCACGCAACTGGTCTTCACGCCTGAAGACTGGAGCGAAGTTCGTCGCGTCACCGTGTCTCCGGATGACGTGAACCCAGTCAACGTGATCACCAACATCAATTTGGAGATCAGCGTGGATCAGGATTTGTCGGATGCCGAATGGACCAGTCTTCCGCTTCGCGAAGTCAGCGTGCGTGTGCTGCCGCCTGTGCTGTCGGTGGAACTGAATCAACCGGTGATCAACGAGTTGTTGTTGGACGACGAATTCGCCAACAACTTGAACGTCATGAACGACCAGTACATCGAATTTCGCGGGACACCGAATGAACGGCTTCCCGACGGAACCTATTTCGTTGTCATCTCGGAAGATCGATTTAGCGCGGGAACGGTGGAGACGATTATCGATCTCTCGGGACTGACGTTTGGTTCCAACGGGTTCCTGGTCTTGTTGCAGGAAGGCAACACCTATGAAGCAGCATTCGGGTCTCGAGTTTTGGAAAGTGATGCGGAAGGCTTCTTAGGCTTGCCCGGCGACATCTACACCGATCTCAACGACGATGGATCCTTGCAACGCACGTTTGATAATTTCGGATACTTCCTGATCCAAAGCGACGTGCCGCCTGCGTTGGGAGACGACATCGATACGGACGACGATCAACGGGCCGATGAAGGTGGTCTGTTGTCGACGTGGAATGTTTTGGATGCCGTTTCCATTCAAGACTACGTCTTTGGTGATAACTTCGCTTACGCACCAATTTTGTTTGCTGAAAACATCAGCTCGGTCGCCCAGAACTATGTGCTTCCACCCGGCGGTGTCGTCGTGGAATCCGATGGTCACGGCTACGTCGGGCGACTGGGCGATTCCATTGGATCGTCGCCGGAAGATTGGGTGTTCGGTTCGCCGGTCGATGCGGCCAACGGTTCGTCCATTGAATTCGAATCGGGCGGCAAGTTTGAACTTCTCGCTTCCTCGGTTTCGCAGCCTGCTTTGGCCGATCGATTGCTCAATCACATTGGCGAAAGCAACTTCGTTGGCGGGGTCCGTGGGCAAATTCTGTTGGCTCCATCGTCGGGAGCAATCGCGGATGGTGCGCCGCCTGATTTGCGTTTGCCGGGTCAAGGCATCACCGTTTTCGCGGACACCAATGACAATGATCGCTTGGACGATTTGACGTTTGTGGTGGAACCGGACGCGGTTGTGCCACCGTTTGATCCATTGGATCCAACCACGCAAGACCTGACCTACATCCTGACCAACGAGTATCCCGGTGTGACGATCACCAGCACCAGCGGTAATTTCTTCTCCAACACGCCGATCATCGCGGAACGTCAATACTTGAGTGGTCGACTGAGTGGAAACCGTGTCTTCAGCGACGGCGGATTTCAACAGTTCACGGATTTCAATCGGTTGCGTTTCGATTTTTATCGACCCGTGAAATCGGTGTCGATTGATGCCCTGGGCAGTGCCTTCACATCTTTGGTTTCGTATGGGCGATTGGATGCATTCAACGCCAACGGCGATTTGATTGCCACGGCGGTCAGCGGCGTGTTGGTCAACGGACGCCGCGAAACGGTGACGGTATCCGTGGCGAGCGATGAGATTGCTCGAGTGGAGGCTTACTCGGACACAACCATTGCCGGGGGAACCTCGTTTGGTGCGTTTGATCGTTTGACCTACACGCAAAGCGAAGCCTCCGCGCAAACGGACCAAGACGGCATTTATGAGTTGCGTTCACTGTTTGAGGGCGACTACGACTTGCGGGTCCAAGCCGGAACCGGCGCCACCGCGTTGTTGGGAACGGTCGAGCATCCATTCAGTGTTTCGAGATTTGAAAATTACGTTTTCGAAGATGTGTTCCGTGTGAACACCCTGCCGCGAACCACCGACCAAGTGATTTTGGTGGATGAGAATCTGCCGGTGGGAACGGTGATCGACGTGCAGCAGGCCGATGACGCCGACCAACCCGAAGACGGTGGCATTCCGCTGCTGTACGAGATCATTGGTGGAAATTCGCAAGGCTTGGCGGTGAACTCAGAAACCGGTGATCTGACGGTGACGGAAGACGCCGATTTGAACTTCGAGGCGGAACCCAATCGAATCATCACCATGCGAATCACGGATGCGGTGGGGGCCAAAACGACCAATCGCATCACGATCTCGCTGCGTGATATCAACGAGCCGCCCGTGGTGCAGGACACGCCTTTGATGGTGACCGAGGACATTCCCGCCGGATCGGCCATCGGGCGGATCAAAGCGTTTGATCCCGATATCGCCTTCAATCAAACCTTGAGCTACGAACTGGTCGGCGGCGAAGCCCAGAACGATTTTAGCGTCGATTCCGTGACCGGCGTCGTGACGCTGTTGAACGCGGATAGTTTGGACTTTGAAAACAACACCCAACGCACCTTGCTGGTTCGGGTCAGTGATGATGCGGCGATTCCAGCCGATGTCATTGTGTCGCAAACCATCTTGGTTCAAAACGAAAATGATCGTCCGGGACTCATGCAGACGGACTTCACGCTGCCTGAAAATTCAACGGGCGAATTGTTCCGGTTGGCGGTGAACGATCCCGACGAGGGCCAGTCGCACTTCTTTGAGGTTGTGGGTGGTTCGGCGGCCAACTTCGTTCGCGTGACACAAGATGGGGCCGTGCGGTTGTTGCCCGGACAACGTCTGGACTTTGAGTCCACACCCACCATGTCATTGCTGGTCCGTGTCAGCGACAACGGCAGTCCGCCGCTGGCCCAAACCGAATCGGTCCAAATTCAATTGATCGGTGTCAATGAGATTCCTCAGTTGTCTCCTTCCGTGATTCAGTTCGCCGAAGGCGCCGGTGTGACGGGTGATCGTTTGTTGACTTTGGTGGATCCGGAGCAACGACCCGAGGATCACACCCTTGAGTTGATCGATGGACCATCCAATGATCTGTTCGAATTTGTTGCTGGAACCGGCACCGATGCGGGAACCGGCGTGCTGAGATTGGCACCGGAAGCCGAATTGGATTTTGAGGCTCAGTCCACTCACGAACTGACGTTCCGCATCACCGACACCGTGGATGGTGATTTGGATCCGGTGACGCAGACATTGACCGTCGAGGTGATCAACCGCAACGAAGCACCGACAATCGCGACCGGACGTGTGGTGGTTTCGGAAATTCCGTATCCCAATGGGGCTCCCGCCTCCAGCAGCCAATGGGTCATCGTCGGCCGAATTGAAGTCGCCGATGCCGATGGCGATTTGGTGACCACGCAATTGGTCGGCGGAACGGAATTTAGCAACTTCGAACTGGATCCCAACTCAAGACTGCTACGAGTCCGACCGAACGCTGAATTTGATGCGGACGATCCCAACGCACCACCGCGTACCTTGGTCATTCGAGCCGATGACGGATCGACGTCCACGGATCGCACCATCACGGTGGACGTGAACAACGTCAACGAGCCACCGGTATTCGATGCGAATCTGGCCAGTGCCACGTTCCAAGATCGTTCTTTGGTCAGCGGGCAATACGTTGAGCTTCAACTGCCGGAAAATTTGGTCAGTGATCCGGAGAATGGGCAATTCTCAATTCGCGTGTTTGGACCGTCCGGAACACTGCCAAGTTGGTTGAAGTACGACTTGGAAACCCAAACGTTGCGTGGAACGCCGACTCCGAAGGACGCGGGCGTCTACTCGTTGACGGCTCGGGCGTTGGAGTTTGGACCTCGACCTCTGGCCAGCGATGTGCAATTCAACTACACGGTCGAACTTGGCAACTCGCCCTATCAAAATCAACGCAATCGTTACGACGTCGACATGAACCAATCAGTCGCACCGTTGGATGCGCTGCGGATCATCAACTATCTGGAACGAAAGGGCCCCGGACCTGCCGATCCGAACAGTCCCGACGCGTTCCCCGGTTTCATGGATGTCTCGGGCAACGGCGAGATCACTTCGCTGGATGCTTTGTTGGTGATCAACGAGATCAATCGATTGACGAGCGAGAACTCGGCTCAGGCTGAATCGATCGTGACCGCGGCGGTTGATGATTTCTTAAACGAAGAGGAGAATCGCGAGGAAGCAGTGGATGACTTCTTCGCGACTCAATTGGATGGCCCCTCTCTGTTTTGA